From a single Gimesia fumaroli genomic region:
- a CDS encoding GNAT family N-acetyltransferase, which translates to MITVAEINDIDRIDNFRLAWRSLLGKTKGITFAHSPEFLEQYWGHFGAGLKLRTLMITLGNKVIGVVPLVVKLVPTKMGTMRVLTYPLDGWGAFFSQIGQNPAATMVTAMRHIRNSKRDWDLIDLRYIDQDGLDRKRTANAFKSVGFQGSQSVWRQLPLVKTQDTDWTSYLSSRSVDTQQQIFSAEQTTSKTGHVAFYRSQLEDPLAPGWNPRWDLWTEFEQMEFSFGNQSTIAGGSFSSSRKLAFLRDLHGPAVRAGLARIDALFINHALVACAYGLQHAHGTDYLAIGRQQNASPEVITTLITRMIQQSILDDEPSLNLSLLSPQFANSWKNQDQKSYRCSHFPIAAPRSQVLRLNRWIQQPPLKPSRTELVASAKPELKLSQTPDSDTSIEITAEAPAEWDNHQKPQTNDDQRRFRVVG; encoded by the coding sequence ATGATCACAGTTGCTGAAATCAACGACATCGATCGAATCGACAATTTTCGGCTGGCATGGCGCTCACTGCTCGGCAAAACCAAAGGGATCACGTTCGCGCATTCTCCTGAGTTTCTGGAACAGTACTGGGGACATTTCGGCGCAGGACTCAAACTGCGCACGTTAATGATCACATTGGGAAATAAAGTCATTGGCGTTGTGCCCCTTGTTGTGAAACTGGTTCCCACCAAAATGGGGACGATGCGCGTCCTGACCTATCCGCTTGATGGCTGGGGCGCATTCTTCAGCCAGATCGGTCAGAACCCGGCCGCCACCATGGTCACTGCCATGAGACATATTCGCAACTCCAAACGTGACTGGGATCTGATTGACCTGCGATATATTGACCAGGATGGTCTGGATCGCAAACGAACTGCGAACGCTTTCAAGTCGGTCGGTTTTCAAGGAAGCCAGTCCGTCTGGCGACAGCTGCCACTTGTGAAAACCCAGGACACAGACTGGACATCCTATCTCTCCAGTCGCTCTGTAGACACACAACAACAGATCTTTTCTGCAGAACAGACCACCTCAAAAACGGGACACGTTGCCTTTTATCGCTCGCAACTGGAAGATCCGCTCGCCCCCGGCTGGAATCCCCGCTGGGATCTCTGGACCGAATTTGAACAGATGGAATTTTCATTCGGAAACCAAAGCACCATTGCCGGCGGTTCGTTTTCAAGTAGCAGGAAACTAGCTTTTCTCCGCGATTTGCACGGACCTGCCGTTCGTGCGGGGCTCGCACGAATTGATGCCTTGTTTATCAACCACGCACTGGTTGCCTGTGCGTACGGACTACAGCATGCACATGGTACCGATTACCTCGCTATAGGCCGCCAGCAAAATGCATCCCCGGAAGTGATCACGACACTCATCACCCGTATGATTCAACAATCCATTCTCGATGACGAACCATCGCTGAATCTGTCATTGCTCAGCCCGCAGTTTGCCAACAGCTGGAAAAATCAGGATCAGAAAAGCTACCGCTGCTCGCATTTCCCCATCGCAGCGCCCCGATCACAGGTCTTACGTCTCAACCGCTGGATTCAACAACCGCCGCTTAAACCCAGTCGAACAGAACTGGTCGCATCCGCCAAACCGGAACTGAAATTGTCGCAGACGCCTGACTCAGACACCAGCATTGAAATCACGGCGGAAGCACCAGCAGAATGGGATAATCATCAGAAGCCCCAAACCAATGATGATCAACGCCGATTTCGAGTGGTTGGTTAA
- a CDS encoding HEAT repeat domain-containing protein codes for MRQLLTAGLLLGIYLLTPDFVSAQTPDINSLIIELDSENEVKQALAAHQLGTLGPVSKPAIPALIRVVKEGSVSSRSEAIIALGNIGPAAAPAIPELTKLLRGHSVILKFNALKALRLIGPASKPAAKNIVPLLDSNNSYIKVAAAWALWSVDPENKDNQSQVIKALLSSLNISINEVRSDAAVALSEIGEPAVKPLLEKLQKEHAADQHSECEKICDVLAQMGSRGETAVPTLLKLLNSKDQALVWRAAHALGSINAKPEEVVPALTKLLTSSSPIVRAQAAIAIGDFGADAKSAVPDLIKLLSDSDLNVKLDATTALGEIGPDASAAVPQISSAMQAGPTALTLTGASALASIGEASVPALNEMLAKDSPLKLLAIHVLGEIGAASKAAIPELLKLTDSPDADIRETAIISLGEMGPAAISVEPELLKILEDSKGKTRNTAVYALSKIGSKKVLPIIKKYAESTNEDERFRLVCAWALLRANPTDPATVKSALPGLIKVLADENPLLRREAANAISLSGPLAESATSNLTNALKTEQNQAVVFELITALAEIGPQAASAIPLITPYVSSDDQMLRVVSTYALARFGKAAESAVPLLEKELTKNSDDENTITLWALSKIDPSPQRAKAAAPGLTELVTKHPNPDARFEAAISLGDFGINTPEIKQALKTATKDKDPRVKKAAEAALKKLGS; via the coding sequence ATGCGTCAGCTATTAACAGCAGGACTTCTTTTAGGAATTTATCTACTCACTCCCGATTTCGTCTCTGCACAAACCCCTGACATCAATTCGCTGATTATTGAGTTAGATAGTGAGAATGAAGTGAAGCAGGCATTAGCAGCGCATCAACTCGGTACACTTGGTCCAGTTTCCAAACCTGCAATCCCTGCTCTGATTCGTGTGGTCAAAGAAGGTTCAGTCTCGTCGCGAAGTGAAGCCATTATCGCTCTGGGCAATATTGGCCCGGCTGCTGCCCCAGCTATTCCTGAACTGACAAAGCTCCTGCGAGGTCACTCCGTCATACTCAAGTTTAATGCATTGAAAGCCTTAAGACTCATTGGGCCTGCATCAAAACCTGCAGCAAAAAATATCGTGCCACTATTAGACAGCAACAATTCCTACATCAAAGTTGCGGCGGCCTGGGCGCTTTGGTCTGTCGATCCTGAAAACAAGGATAATCAGAGTCAGGTAATCAAGGCACTACTCAGCAGTCTGAATATTTCGATTAATGAAGTCCGGTCAGACGCAGCCGTCGCCCTTTCTGAAATCGGAGAACCGGCAGTAAAACCATTGCTGGAAAAATTGCAGAAAGAACACGCTGCAGACCAACACTCTGAATGTGAAAAGATCTGCGACGTTTTAGCGCAAATGGGATCGCGAGGCGAAACAGCGGTCCCCACGTTACTGAAGTTACTGAACTCGAAAGATCAGGCTCTCGTCTGGCGCGCGGCTCATGCATTGGGATCGATCAATGCCAAGCCAGAGGAAGTAGTCCCTGCCTTAACCAAATTACTGACTAGTTCCTCTCCCATTGTACGTGCACAGGCTGCGATTGCCATTGGGGATTTTGGAGCAGACGCAAAATCGGCAGTGCCAGACTTAATCAAACTACTCTCCGATTCAGATTTGAATGTCAAACTCGACGCGACAACTGCCTTGGGAGAAATTGGACCAGATGCCTCAGCTGCTGTCCCACAAATCTCATCTGCCATGCAGGCAGGACCAACTGCATTAACACTCACCGGCGCTTCCGCGCTGGCATCCATTGGCGAAGCATCGGTCCCCGCCTTAAATGAAATGTTAGCCAAAGACTCTCCTTTGAAATTACTGGCAATTCATGTCTTGGGTGAGATTGGAGCTGCCTCCAAAGCAGCGATTCCGGAACTGTTAAAGCTTACAGATTCTCCTGATGCTGACATTCGCGAAACCGCGATTATCAGCCTGGGAGAGATGGGACCAGCGGCAATCTCCGTCGAGCCGGAACTTCTGAAAATCTTGGAAGATTCGAAAGGCAAGACCAGAAATACTGCCGTCTATGCACTCTCAAAAATCGGCAGTAAAAAAGTATTGCCGATCATTAAAAAGTATGCTGAATCTACAAACGAAGATGAACGGTTTCGCCTGGTTTGTGCCTGGGCACTCTTGAGAGCGAACCCTACTGATCCCGCTACCGTCAAATCCGCCTTGCCAGGATTGATTAAGGTTCTTGCCGATGAAAACCCTCTGCTACGTAGAGAAGCAGCCAATGCAATCTCGCTTTCAGGCCCTCTGGCAGAATCAGCAACTTCCAATTTAACGAATGCCCTCAAGACGGAACAGAATCAAGCCGTCGTCTTTGAGCTAATTACGGCTCTGGCTGAAATTGGGCCACAGGCCGCTTCTGCCATCCCATTGATCACTCCCTACGTGAGTTCCGATGACCAGATGTTACGCGTAGTTTCTACTTATGCATTAGCCCGATTTGGGAAAGCAGCTGAATCAGCAGTTCCCCTTCTGGAAAAAGAGCTCACTAAAAATAGTGATGATGAAAACACGATCACTCTTTGGGCACTCTCCAAAATTGATCCAAGCCCTCAACGAGCAAAAGCAGCAGCTCCTGGATTAACAGAGCTTGTAACCAAACATCCTAATCCTGATGCCCGTTTCGAAGCAGCAATCAGCCTGGGAGATTTTGGTATCAATACTCCTGAAATCAAACAGGCACTGAAAACTGCGACCAAAGATAAAGACCCACGCGTCAAAAAAGCGGCTGAGGCAGCACTGAAAAAGTTGGGAAGCTGA
- a CDS encoding GAF domain-containing SpoIIE family protein phosphatase: MEQTITPPLEWVQTICDQFTEITGWPLRFTPAKPGERKSLEAELCQSEKYCWYESIEDGNRCLGYLYLSLPEETANDHLFVTAIKFAELVGSLVSRIETMSSSLETKNKEVSTLVDVGLSVTKQEALQDSLQKLLEAALQLTGFRAAGFFLLNSESNQLSLRVQYCLTAFEIPFHRRKLSESPPDLEAFAKEGMIINRQDTPELAHWLPQGCLTGICVSVQSDSGPFGTLWAFDRRARHLNERDIHVLKSIGAQVSTILERAVLIKESQNQLRLKKELKVISESFPAEFAEESTQDREFQIAVQSISHHEVGGDLCEFISLGPHVTCFALGDASGDSIPAAVVMASVRGALRTLTEGPIEQAKDTRFVIGRINTALYHTSLPHQFMSMMYGVIDTQNRTFTYTNAGHPAPFWVHKGKITSLTSHGMLLGVTESNEYDYSVIPICTNDIVVGFSDGISEAMSSERKMFRSDGIMNVLKNHTEDTAEEVMLGIWTKLQKHLEGGNDGDDRTLMVLKFARCTEQ, translated from the coding sequence ATGGAACAAACAATCACCCCACCTCTGGAATGGGTTCAAACCATCTGTGACCAGTTTACGGAGATCACCGGCTGGCCCTTACGGTTTACTCCCGCCAAGCCGGGAGAGCGGAAATCGCTGGAAGCCGAGCTGTGTCAGAGCGAGAAATACTGCTGGTATGAATCGATCGAAGATGGTAATCGCTGCCTGGGTTATCTTTATCTGTCGCTTCCCGAAGAGACCGCCAATGATCACCTGTTTGTGACGGCGATCAAATTTGCGGAATTGGTGGGAAGTCTGGTTTCGCGCATCGAAACAATGAGTTCTTCATTAGAGACGAAGAATAAGGAAGTTTCCACGCTGGTCGATGTCGGACTGTCTGTGACGAAGCAGGAAGCACTGCAGGATTCGTTGCAGAAACTTCTGGAAGCCGCTTTGCAACTGACAGGCTTTCGCGCTGCGGGCTTCTTTCTGTTGAACTCTGAATCGAATCAATTATCGCTACGAGTTCAATATTGTCTCACTGCATTTGAGATTCCCTTTCATCGTCGAAAACTATCAGAATCTCCCCCTGATCTGGAAGCATTTGCCAAAGAGGGGATGATCATCAATCGGCAGGACACGCCGGAGCTGGCGCACTGGTTACCGCAAGGTTGCCTGACGGGGATCTGTGTTTCGGTGCAGTCTGATTCGGGACCGTTTGGTACTCTCTGGGCATTCGATCGGCGTGCCCGCCATTTGAATGAGCGCGATATCCATGTATTGAAATCTATTGGGGCACAGGTCAGTACGATTCTGGAACGGGCGGTCTTAATTAAAGAGAGCCAGAATCAGCTTCGTCTGAAAAAAGAACTCAAGGTGATCTCGGAATCGTTTCCTGCGGAATTCGCTGAGGAATCGACGCAGGATCGTGAATTTCAGATTGCCGTCCAGTCGATCAGTCATCATGAAGTCGGGGGCGATTTATGCGAATTTATTTCGCTGGGGCCCCATGTGACCTGTTTTGCACTGGGTGATGCATCGGGGGATAGTATTCCTGCTGCCGTCGTGATGGCTTCGGTTCGCGGTGCTTTACGCACCTTGACGGAAGGTCCGATTGAACAGGCGAAAGATACGCGGTTTGTGATTGGGCGGATCAATACTGCCTTGTATCATACATCACTGCCTCATCAATTCATGAGCATGATGTATGGGGTGATCGATACGCAGAACCGGACGTTTACCTATACCAACGCCGGACATCCCGCGCCCTTCTGGGTGCATAAGGGAAAGATCACGAGTTTGACTTCGCATGGAATGCTATTGGGAGTCACTGAATCAAACGAGTATGATTATTCCGTGATTCCGATCTGCACGAATGACATTGTCGTTGGTTTCAGTGATGGCATCAGCGAAGCCATGAGCAGCGAACGCAAAATGTTTCGTTCAGACGGGATTATGAACGTCCTGAAAAATCATACCGAAGATACGGCAGAAGAAGTGATGCTGGGCATTTGGACTAAATTGCAAAAGCACCTGGAAGGTGGAAACGACGGGGATGACCGGACATTGATGGTCCTGAAATTCGCGCGGTGTACCGAGCAGTAA